A single region of the Hoeflea prorocentri genome encodes:
- a CDS encoding DUF6163 family protein encodes MSEFTEPGAPRPSTAQTAFNVFHRIVAIFCLIAGLRYWALLIGIADEGAWRFDLLPVHWKIAAASLAVLWPVAGIGLWMVVSWGPVVWLVAAIVEIIMHGVFPELYGSNWMLLFAHFMIAVVYGVFRVLLYIAKRAEEQAE; translated from the coding sequence ATGAGCGAATTCACCGAACCGGGGGCTCCCAGACCAAGCACGGCTCAGACAGCGTTCAACGTCTTTCACCGGATTGTCGCGATTTTCTGTCTGATTGCCGGCCTGCGCTACTGGGCGTTGCTGATCGGTATTGCGGACGAAGGCGCCTGGCGCTTCGATCTGCTGCCGGTTCACTGGAAGATAGCGGCCGCTTCCCTTGCCGTCCTTTGGCCGGTGGCGGGTATCGGATTGTGGATGGTGGTCTCCTGGGGGCCTGTCGTCTGGCTGGTAGCCGCCATCGTCGAGATCATCATGCACGGGGTCTTTCCCGAACTCTATGGCAGCAACTGGATGCTGCTGTTTGCCCATTTCATGATCGCCGTGGTTTACGGCGTATTCCGGGTTTTGCTTTATATAGCCAAGCGTGCCGAGGAACAGGCCGAGTAA